The sequence CAGATATTGCAGTGACTTGAAAGCGGTTCTCCTAATAAAACTCATTGTAAATGGTGATGGGGAATTTGTGCTTGTAGATAAATAAAGACGAAAGTTTATCACTGTTGATCCGGTCTGTTTTTGTAGCCTTGAAATTGGAGTTTGCTATGTACAGATTCACCACGTTATCTACTACGTTATCAGTATTGTTCGGATGTTTTTCGACGTATGCTAATGCCAGCGAGCAAAGTTGGAAAAATGACGGGGAGCCGGCCCAAATAATCGAATTATTTACATCCGAAGGTTGTTCAAGTTGTCCGCCGGCAGACAAGTATCTAAGCCAATTTCAGCACCATGTTGGTCTATGGTATGACTTCATTCCTTTGGCGTTTCACGTCGACTATTGGAACTATCTTGGGTGGAAAGACGAGTTTTCTCATCCTTCTTTTACACAACGACAACGTTTGTATAAAAGTTATGGCGCCGCATCGTCGGTTTACACTCCGGGTTTTTTTGTGGATGGAAAGGAATGGCGCGGCTACTTTTCCCGAAGCCAACTGCCGGTCAAGAGTGCTTTTGTTGCAGGTGAACTCAATCTTGAGCGTATAGGAAATCAATTCGAGCTTTCATATAGTGAGCTAGGATCATACATGGCGCACTTTGTGTTGTTAGCGATGGATGAGAAAACGAAAATTAAAGCAGGGGAGAACAGAGGTAAGGAGTTGGAACATGATTTTGTCGTTTTAGAAAAGCAGCAATTGCTTTCTGAGTCCAACTGGACATTTGATATTTCAACATGGCCTGATAATGCAGACGCAGTTGCAGTTTGGTTGACCAAGAGAGATGAATTTCAGCCAATACAAACGGTAGCGGGTTTTCTGTCTTCTGCTGAATAAATCGCCCTTTCGGTAATTATATTTTAATACAATATAGTCAGTGTACAAATGATCGGCTCTTCACGTTCTCTTTTAATACGTGTATCACGCGCTAACATTTGAAACGAAACTTTTATCCCATTATCTTTGTAAGGTTAAAAATCTAGTTCTAGTTCTAGTTCTAGTTCTAGTTTTAATCTTTGTGCTGCTTTAAATTTTCCAACCTACAAATTAACTTCTGCTATTAAAACCTAAATTTTCTTATCTTAAGGCGCTAAGTTCAAATAAATAATGACACGATGAGGAGTGTTCCTGCTACCAAAAAATGGAATATTAAATTTCATATATAGATGTCGCATATGCCTCAAAAATTCACCTCGTTCATTGCTGAATATTGACTTACATCAAATTAATAAAATCGCAACATTTACATTCAGCAGGGAGGGCAGTAATACTAAAATCATATAATCGTACAATATAATTTATAAATTGGATGATTCGTCCGATTTGAATGCCGAATGGAGTGGGTATGTCCGCAGTTAAGTTGGAAAATCTGGTTAAACGCTATGGTGATATCACGGTGGTACACGGTATCGATTTGGAAGTTAAGTCAAAGGAATTTGTTGTTCTCGTTGGACCTTCTGGATGTGGAAAGTCAACCACATTACGTATGTTAGCGGGTTTAGAAGAAATAAGCGAAGGTGATATTTCTATTGCTAATACCATCGTTAATAACACTGCACCAAAAGATAGAGATGTGGCAATGGTTTTTCAAAACTACGCTCTTTATCCGCATTTAAGTGTGGCTGAAAACATCGCTTTTGGATTAAGAATCCGCAAAGTGCCTAAAGATGAGATCAAGAAAACGGTTAAGGATGTGGCGGAAATACTAGAACTTACACCACTGCTTGAACGTCGCCCTGCTGATTTGTCAGGAGGGCAACGTCAAAGGGTCGCAATGGGAAGGGCGATAGTTCGCCATCCTAAAGTCTTTTTGTTTGATGAGCCACTATCTAACCTAGATGCCAAATTAAGAACCCAAATGCGAGCTGAAATTAAACAACTGCATAAACGATTGGGCGTCACAAGTGTTTACGTTACCCACGATCAGGTTGAAGCTATGACCTTAGCAGATCGTATTGTTGTCATGAGTAATGGACGTATAGAACAAGTCGGAACCCCAATGGAATTGTTCAATTCACCTGCGAACACTTTTGTTGCAACCTTTATCGGTTCGCCACCTATGAACTTAATAAATGCGAAAGCTCTAGTTAATGGTGACGGTTGCTTTGCTGAGTTTGATGGACAGCGCTGTTTATTGCCGAATCTAGAGCAGTTAGAAGACAACAAAGAGATTGTTATTGGAATTCGTCCAGAATATATAGAGATAGAGCCAGTAGAAGGGGCTAGTGCCGTAAATGTACATGTCGAACTTGTTGAAACTTTGGGCTCAGAGGCGTTATTACACTGTCACATTGCCGGTAAACCTTTCGTAATAAAAGTAGAAACACATGGTCAAATCAGTCACCTAGAAAATGTGAAAACACTCTATTTCCGTCAAGATGCCGTGACCGTATTTGATAAGCAAACAACCAAAGCGTTTCACGTTTCTACTCGCCATTAAGGTAAGGAAGTATTATGGAAGATATCGATAAGATACCGGTAAAGAGTAAATCAAACGTGGTGAGCAAACCGGTGTGGTTTATCAATCATTTAAAACGAGAATGGCAGCTATATGTTCTTTTAGCGCCAACGATTATCTGGTTTATTACCTTTCTTTATCAACCCATGTATGGGTTGCAAATTGCGTTTAAAGACTACAGTGTTTTTAGAGGCATAACAGAAAGTCCTTGGGTTGGTTTAGAGCACTTTTACACCTTGTTTGAAAACGACCAATTTCTTCGTGCGATAAAAAACACCGTAATGATAAGTGGAGCAAGCCTGATTTTTGGCTTTCCTATTCCGATTATCTTGGCGTTGATGTTTAACGAAGTGATCAACCCTAAGTTCAAAAGAACGGCACAAACAATTGTTTATTTACCGCATTTTATCTCTGCTGTAATTATTGCAGGTATTGTTATAACTGCATTTGCTCCTTCAACAGGGG is a genomic window of Vibrio algarum containing:
- a CDS encoding DUF1223 domain-containing protein, with the protein product MYRFTTLSTTLSVLFGCFSTYANASEQSWKNDGEPAQIIELFTSEGCSSCPPADKYLSQFQHHVGLWYDFIPLAFHVDYWNYLGWKDEFSHPSFTQRQRLYKSYGAASSVYTPGFFVDGKEWRGYFSRSQLPVKSAFVAGELNLERIGNQFELSYSELGSYMAHFVLLAMDEKTKIKAGENRGKELEHDFVVLEKQQLLSESNWTFDISTWPDNADAVAVWLTKRDEFQPIQTVAGFLSSAE
- a CDS encoding ABC transporter ATP-binding protein encodes the protein MSAVKLENLVKRYGDITVVHGIDLEVKSKEFVVLVGPSGCGKSTTLRMLAGLEEISEGDISIANTIVNNTAPKDRDVAMVFQNYALYPHLSVAENIAFGLRIRKVPKDEIKKTVKDVAEILELTPLLERRPADLSGGQRQRVAMGRAIVRHPKVFLFDEPLSNLDAKLRTQMRAEIKQLHKRLGVTSVYVTHDQVEAMTLADRIVVMSNGRIEQVGTPMELFNSPANTFVATFIGSPPMNLINAKALVNGDGCFAEFDGQRCLLPNLEQLEDNKEIVIGIRPEYIEIEPVEGASAVNVHVELVETLGSEALLHCHIAGKPFVIKVETHGQISHLENVKTLYFRQDAVTVFDKQTTKAFHVSTRH